Below is a genomic region from Gloeocapsa sp. PCC 73106.
GGGTTGTTTCGCTGTGTAGATGGTATAGCGGTAACGTCGCCATTGAGCGCTAAAACGAGCGTGCCAAGTGGAGGCAACGGGGGCTGAGCCTCGAATCAGGATATCTTTAGCTAAGATCCCATTGAGTACTGTCGCCCAACGCTGGGGAGGTATGGGGCTAGCTTGGTCAAAGTGGGCTACTTGAGCGGCAGCGTGAACCCCTGCGTCTGTTCTCCCGGCGCCGTGTAGAATGACGGACTGTTGGAGAATAGAGGCGATCGCGTCTTCTATTTCTGCTTGTACGGTTCTGTGAGCTGGTTGTCTTTGCCAGCCGTGGAATTTAGTTCCCAGATACTGAATTAGCAGGGCGACGCGCCCAGAGGTGTTTTCGCTCAATTTAGCTCAAACCAACTCAATTACTGCCATTTTCGCATTATCTCCCCGGCGATTCACCGTTCTAATAATGCGTGTGTAGCCGCCGTTACGATTCCCATAACGCTCCGGGGCTTGAGCAAATAACACGTGTACTAACTTTTTGTCATACACATAGCCTAGGGCTTGACGTCGTGAAGCTAGGGAACCATCTTTAGCTAAGGTGATAATTCTTTCTACTTCTTTACGTAATGCTTTGGCTCGTGCTTGGCTGATGGTGATTTGACCATGGCGAATCAGTTCGGTGGTCAGATTTCTTAGTAATGCCTTACGCTGGTCTGCGGGCAATCCTAGTTGTGCTATACGACATTTATGACGCATTTTTTTCTCTTTTTTAAGCTTTACTGGTCTTTTCTTGTGGTAAAGTTATACCAAGGCGTTTTTGTAGGGCTTCTACAACTTCTTCTGCGGATTTTTGCCCAAAGTTCTTGATTTCTAACAGGTCTTCTTGAGAGTAGTCTACCAAGTCCGCTACAGAGTTAATTTGAGCCCGTTTGAGACAGTTGTATGCTCTTACCGAAAGCTGCAACTCTTCGATGGGAATCTGACTGTTAGGATTATCATCGGGAGTATACTCCGGTGGTTGATCAATCAGCGTCAGATCTTTGAGCGGGCTAAATAGCTCGACCATGATTGTAGCCGCTTGGGACATGGCTTCTTCTGGTTTAATACTCCCGTTGGTCCAGATTTCTAGGGTTAGCTTATCTTTGCCAAAGGTGCCATCTACACGACTATCATCGACGGTGTAGTTGACTTTGGTTACGGGCATGAAAATAGCGTCGATTTGCAGGAAATCAATAGAGGTGCGATCGTCTTTGCTTTTGTCGATCGCTTTATAACCCGTTCCTTTTTCGATATGAAACTCCATTTCTAACTTGGAGTTCTCTGCTAAGGTAGCTACGTATTGGTTCGGGTCAACTGCTTCTACTTCTGAAGGGAGATCAAATTGTCCGGCGGTGACGGTTCCTGGTCCTATTGCCATCAGTCTACCGATTTGAGGTTCTTTGGTATAGCTTTTAAGGACTATTTCCTTCATGTTCAGCATCAGTTCTAGGACGTCTTCTCTCACCCCTTTGACTGTGGCAAATTCATGGTTGACTCCCGCTATTCTGATCGCCGTTACTGCTGCCCCTTCTAGATTTGACAGTAAAACCCTTCTTAACGCATTGCCTATCGTCGTTCCTTGACCTCTATCTAGAGGCTCTAGAACGAACTTACTGTATTGATTTTGATTTTTCAGAGTTTTTGATTCTACACACTCAATCTGAAACTGCGTCATAGAATAGCCTTCCTTGGGGTTTAAACTAAAAAATTAAGATAGACAGACGGGGATTGATTCAGAAGTTATAATATTGCCTTTTTTTGGAGGAGGTATCCTGATCACAGTAAGAGTATCATTTGAGATACTCTTGACTTTAGTTTCCCGATCTTTTGCTTAGACTCTGCGTCTTTTGGGCGGACGACAGCCATTATGAGGAATGGGAGTTACGTCTCTGATCAGTGTGATTTCTAGTCCCGATCCCTGTAAAGCTCTTATAGCTGTTTCTCTACCTGCTCCGGGGCCACTTACCATCACTTCTATTTGACGCATTCCTTGTTCCATTGCTCTGCGGGCTGCGCTGTCTGCTGCTGTTTGAGCGGCAAAGGGTGTTCCTTTTTTGGCTCCTTTAAAACCACTAGAACCTGCAGAAGCCCAGGAAATAACTTCTCCATTGTTGTCGCAGATACTGACAATTGTGTTGTTAAAGGTAGACTGGATATGAGCAACTCCATTCGGTACGTTCCGCTTGGTTTTCTTACTACCAGTTTTTTTAGTTGGTCGAGCCATTTTTCTTTGTCTAACTTACGTTAACTGGGGGTTATTTCTTAGAAGGTGCTTTTTTCTTGCCTGCTACTGTTAGGCGTCTGCCTCTTCTGGTGCGGGCGTTAGTACGGGTTCTTTGTCCGCGTACGGGTAAGCCCATGCGATGACGTCTACCTCGGTAGGTACCGATATCGCCTAAGCGTTTGATGTTCATTGCTTCCCATCTTCTCAAGTCGCCTTCTATTTGATAGTTGGCTTCTATCTGGGAACGCAGGGCTGTGATTTCTTCGTCTGCTAAATCCTTGACTCGGGTATCTGGGTTGACTCCCGTTGCTGCCAAGATTTCGTGCGATCGCGTCAATCCAATGCCATAGATATAAGTCAGGGCAATCTCCACGCGCTTATCTCGTGGTAGGTCTACACCTGCAATTCTTGCCACGCTTTTTCTCCCTATTCGTCCTTACTGTTTTACTCTCGGTGATTGCTTTTAACCCTGACGCTGTTTATGCTTCGGATTGGTACAAATCACCATAACTCGGCCGCGTCGTCGAATGACACGGCACTTTTCACACATTTTTTTCACCGATGGTCTTACTTTCATGCCTTTTATGGCTACTCTTGCAAGCTATTTATTATAGCGCTATTTAAGTTCTACAGTCAAACTATTATAACAAATTTTGGTGATATTTGTTTTTATTTCTGTCGTAATCTATATGTAATTCGACCTTTAGTCAAATCATAAGGTGTTAGTTCTACTTTGACGCGATCGCCTGGCAAGATTTTTATGTAGTTTCTTCTTATTTTACCGGCAATATGGGCTAATACATTAAAACCATTATCCAAATCCACTCGAAACATGGCGTTGGGTAAGGATTCGGTTACGGTCCCTTCCATTTCTATTAGGTCTTTTCTGGCCAAAATTGTGCTCCTATGTTGTTATAGACAAAGGGACGGAATCAGTTACCGCCCTTATCTTTTAGATTTCAACTTCTGTGTTAAAATTAGATTTAGATGAAATGACTTGTGCCAAAGCTTGGGTAACCACTTCTAGATCGGGGCTACCATCTACGGTATAAAGAGTACCCTGTTCTTGATAATAACCGATCAACGGAGTAGTTTGCTCGTGATAGACTCCCAGGCGACGCCGAATCGTTTCTTCGTTATCATCCTTGCGTCCGCGTTGCAATAAACGTTCTACGAGTAAATCATCTCTGACTTCAAGATTAAGGACACATTGGCAAGCTTGATTAATTTCCCCGAGTAAATCCGCCAAAAAGTGGGCCTGGGGGAGATTACGAGGGAAACCATCGAGGATCCAACCTTTTTGAGCGTCACTTTGACAGAGGCGATCGCGAATTAAATCTAAAATCAACTCATCGGGTACCAATTCACCTCGATCGACGTAGTCTCGAGCTTTTTTACCTAGTTCCGATCCAGAAGCAATAGCGTTTCTGAGGATTTCTCCGGTAGAAATATGGGGTATAGAGAACTTTTCTGCTATGATGGATGCTTGGGTGCCCTTACCCGCCCCCGGTGGTCCTAAAAAGATTAATCCCAAAGTCTTCATTAACTATTCCCTAACTAACTTTTTTAAAATCAGGTACTTTGAGTCAAATGAACTCTCCATACCTTGTTTAGCCGCTAACCGCTATTGTTTAACCATACCTTCGTAACGTTGAGAGATAACGTAGGTTTGTATTTGTTTAGCGGTATCAATCGCCACCCCTACCAAGATCAGTAGAGATGTTGCGCCGAAACCTCGAAAAGTAGTAACGCCAGTAGCGCTTTCTACCAAAGTGGGCACAGTTGCCACGATACCCAAAAAGGCGGCGCCGAGGAAAGTCAAGCGATTAAGAACACCTTCGAGATAATCACTCGTTGCTTTTCCTGGACGTATACCCGGGATGCTGGCACCCATTTTCTTAAGATTTTGAGACATATCGACGGGGTTACTGATCAAAGAGGTATAGAAATAGCTAAAAAACAGAATTAAAGCCAGATAAAAAACGATATAACCCCAACCGCCAGGCTGTACCCAAAGCGCCAAATTTTGTAGAACCTGACTAATAGGACCTTCTCCCCGGAAAAATCCTGCCAAAGAACTGGGCACAATCAACAAAGCCGAGGCGAAGATAATAGGCATTACGCCACTTTGATTGAGTCGCAGAGGAAGATAACTAGTTCTTTCCCGGTAAAGTCTTCTACCCACCTGTCTTTTTGCTGAAATAATAGGTATACGACGAGTTCCCTCTTGAATAAAGACAATACCGACGATCATCACCAAAAATACGATTAAAAGAATGACGACTTGAGCGATCGTTTCTTGTCCGCCTTGTTGAGCGAACTGAATCGTCTGTCCGAGAGTTTTAGGTAAAATAGCGACTATATTGACAAAAATCAATAAAGAGGCGCCATTACCGATGCCGCGCTCGGTGATTAATTCAGATACCCACATAACGAACATAGAGCCTGCGGTGAGTGCGGTTGCGGTTTCAACGACGAACCAAATACCGGGATCAAGAGCGTAGGGACGTAGTAAACCTAGGGTAATGGCGGTGCTTTGAGCGATCGCCCAAACCAAAGCCACGTAGCGAGTCACTTGAGAAATTTTACGTCGTCCGGCTTCCCCCTCGTTTTTTTGCAGATCTTCTAACGGCTTAATTGCCGCTGTGAGTAATTGCACAATAATCGAGGCGTTAATATAGGGTAGAATTCCCAAAGCAAAAATA
It encodes:
- the rplQ gene encoding 50S ribosomal protein L17, with protein sequence MRHKCRIAQLGLPADQRKALLRNLTTELIRHGQITISQARAKALRKEVERIITLAKDGSLASRRQALGYVYDKKLVHVLFAQAPERYGNRNGGYTRIIRTVNRRGDNAKMAVIELV
- the rpsK gene encoding 30S ribosomal protein S11; protein product: MARPTKKTGSKKTKRNVPNGVAHIQSTFNNTIVSICDNNGEVISWASAGSSGFKGAKKGTPFAAQTAADSAARRAMEQGMRQIEVMVSGPGAGRETAIRALQGSGLEITLIRDVTPIPHNGCRPPKRRRV
- the rpsM gene encoding 30S ribosomal protein S13: MARIAGVDLPRDKRVEIALTYIYGIGLTRSHEILAATGVNPDTRVKDLADEEITALRSQIEANYQIEGDLRRWEAMNIKRLGDIGTYRGRRHRMGLPVRGQRTRTNARTRRGRRLTVAGKKKAPSKK
- the infA gene encoding translation initiation factor IF-1 codes for the protein MARKDLIEMEGTVTESLPNAMFRVDLDNGFNVLAHIAGKIRRNYIKILPGDRVKVELTPYDLTKGRITYRLRQK
- a CDS encoding DNA-directed RNA polymerase subunit alpha, with protein sequence MTQFQIECVESKTLKNQNQYSKFVLEPLDRGQGTTIGNALRRVLLSNLEGAAVTAIRIAGVNHEFATVKGVREDVLELMLNMKEIVLKSYTKEPQIGRLMAIGPGTVTAGQFDLPSEVEAVDPNQYVATLAENSKLEMEFHIEKGTGYKAIDKSKDDRTSIDFLQIDAIFMPVTKVNYTVDDSRVDGTFGKDKLTLEIWTNGSIKPEEAMSQAATIMVELFSPLKDLTLIDQPPEYTPDDNPNSQIPIEELQLSVRAYNCLKRAQINSVADLVDYSQEDLLEIKNFGQKSAEEVVEALQKRLGITLPQEKTSKA
- a CDS encoding adenylate kinase, producing MKTLGLIFLGPPGAGKGTQASIIAEKFSIPHISTGEILRNAIASGSELGKKARDYVDRGELVPDELILDLIRDRLCQSDAQKGWILDGFPRNLPQAHFLADLLGEINQACQCVLNLEVRDDLLVERLLQRGRKDDNEETIRRRLGVYHEQTTPLIGYYQEQGTLYTVDGSPDLEVVTQALAQVISSKSNFNTEVEI
- the rpmJ gene encoding 50S ribosomal protein L36, which codes for MKVRPSVKKMCEKCRVIRRRGRVMVICTNPKHKQRQG
- the secY gene encoding preprotein translocase subunit SecY, which codes for MVVSRDKNPTAQETFMQMAQAAGLRSRLLITIALLILVRLGIFIPIPGIDRLKFAEAIQTVPGLGFLDIFTGGGLSALGIFALGILPYINASIIVQLLTAAIKPLEDLQKNEGEAGRRKISQVTRYVALVWAIAQSTAITLGLLRPYALDPGIWFVVETATALTAGSMFVMWVSELITERGIGNGASLLIFVNIVAILPKTLGQTIQFAQQGGQETIAQVVILLIVFLVMIVGIVFIQEGTRRIPIISAKRQVGRRLYRERTSYLPLRLNQSGVMPIIFASALLIVPSSLAGFFRGEGPISQVLQNLALWVQPGGWGYIVFYLALILFFSYFYTSLISNPVDMSQNLKKMGASIPGIRPGKATSDYLEGVLNRLTFLGAAFLGIVATVPTLVESATGVTTFRGFGATSLLILVGVAIDTAKQIQTYVISQRYEGMVKQ